ATAGGTACAGTATCAGGTTCTTGCTGTATGAGCTTTCCTCGCAGAGCTAGCTCAATTATCAGCTCTCTAAGTTTTTTGATCCCATAAAGCTCAAGCTTGTTTGAGCTACCTCTGCCAGAAGCTGATTTGGTCTTAATTGCCGATGTCCAAACATCGAGATTTTCGGTAATAACGCTTTCTACAGACATTAAGCTTTACCCTCATCATTTGTTGAAAGAACATTTGCTAGAATGCCTTTTAATTGGTCACGTAGTTGCTGAATATCTTTTTGCTGTGTTTGATATTGCTCAAGCAGTTCATCTGGATCGTGGCTCACTTGTTCACCAACATGTGGGTTTTTAATGTCAAAATTAAAAATGGCATTAAAAATAGCATCACCTTGGGCTTGCTCGGCATTGGTACGTTTTAAAAGCTCTTCACGTTGAGCTTTTAGCGAATCTACTTTTTCTTTTAGTAGTTTCTTGGCTTTTTCGTCTATGCCAGTATCAGGTGACTTAAGCGAATCAATTTCGGCTTTAACCTTTTCAGCTTCTGCCTTGGTATTTTCTGCTTTGTCCCAATGAGGTTTGGCATCTGCTTCCGCTGCTTTACGTTTGGCGACAAAATCGACTTTCCAAGCTTGTTCATTTTCAACACGACTGGCAAAACCATCACTTTCTTCACCCCACCACTGAATTTCTGTTTCAAATTCTTCAAACTTCATTGGCTTGGTTTTAGAGTAGTTTTTAACGCCTTCTGGGTATGGGTGCTCGTAGAACCATATATCTTTTGTTGGCTGGCCTTTAGTGAAAAATAGGATGTTGGTTTTAATACCTGTATACGGGTTAAATACGCCGTTAGGTAACCTTAAAATAGTGTGAAGATTACATTCTTCCGTTAATAGCTTTTTGATTTTGGTTTTAACACCCTCACCAAATAATGTGCCATCGGGTAATACTACTGCTGCTCGGCCACCATCTTTTAACACTTCTACAATGAGCTGTAAGAATAAGTCTGCCGTTTCACGGGTTTGCATTTCCGCAGGGAAGTTCTTTTCAATACCGTCTTCTTCAGTACCACCAAATGGTGGATTGGTGACGATAACATCGAAATCACTGTCCCAGCTTGAAAGTGGTTTGTTTAAGGTATTGCCATGCTTAACTTGCACAGGTACTTCGATTCCGTGCAGCATCATGTTGGTTGTGGCTAATAAATGCGGCAGTTGTTTCTTTTCGACACCATGAATTTGGCTTTGCAGCGTTTTATGATCAGCACCTGTTTTCACATAGTTATTTTTTACGTGATCCACCGAGCAAGCAAGGAAACCACCCGTACCACAAGCTGGGTCGAATACTTGCTCGCCTAACTTAGGATCAATACGATTTACCATAAAGCGTGTTACCGCACGCGGGGTATAGAATTCCCCTGCATTACCTGCGCTTTGTAAATCTCGTAATATTTGCTCGTAGATATCACCGAATAAATGACGTTCTTTAGAGTCGGTAAAGTCTACTTCATTGAGTTTATTGATGACTTGGCGCAATAACGTACCGTTTTTCATGTAGTTAAATGCGTCCGAGAATGCTTCTCTAACAACGAAACCACGTGGATTTTTATCAATTGGTGCTGTTAAGTTTTTTAACGTTGGGAATAAATCGTCATTAATAAATTCAAGTAATTCGTCACCTGTAATGCCTTCAGAGTCAGCCGCCCAGTTACGCCATAGGTATTGCTCTGGAATTGGCTCGCGATAGTCATCTAATTCAAATTCAAGCTCTTCTTCTTGTGCGTCGAAAATCTTTAAGAAAAGTAGCCAAGATAATTGGCCTAAACGTTGTGCATCACCATCAACACCCGCATCTTTGCGCATGATGTCTTGAATCGATTTTATAACTGTACTAATTGACATTAAATTGTGTTCTCTAATTTTGTGTTGCTAGCTAACTGAATACCTTTTAAGCCTTTGTAAGGCAACACTTTAATATTTAGTGTTAAGCTTGTTTTTCAGGTATAGCTTCGTAAATTGCTTTTTCTAATTCGGTAATTGCCGCTTCATATTGCTTTGCTCCGCCGAAGCCTTTTTTGGCTAGTTCTAACGGGCGGCCAAGCTCCACCACTTTTCCTGTTTTAAGGGCATCTTTACTTTCTATGGCTGCAACGCCTTCATCACTGTACTTGTTTAACAGTTCGTTAAGGACGGTTTGGGCTAGGTCGCCATATTTGGTGAAGTAATTGCGCTTTTTAACATTGTTTGCGCGTTCTTTGCGCGTTAGAGGCGGTTGGTCGAAAACGACGTGGCAGATCATATCAAATGGGTCTAATTCTTTCCCCACTTCTTGCTCTAAAACTTCCCAAATAATGCCTTCAGCTGCAAGTTCGTCGATAATAGCTTGTTTGCGCTCGGCTTCATCCCAGCGTTTTACAAACTCATCAAGGGAACTAAAGGTTTTAGTGAGAGTTTTACGTGTGTAATCTTTAAAAGA
The sequence above is a segment of the Pseudoalteromonas piscicida genome. Coding sequences within it:
- a CDS encoding N-6 DNA methylase, with the translated sequence MSISTVIKSIQDIMRKDAGVDGDAQRLGQLSWLLFLKIFDAQEEELEFELDDYREPIPEQYLWRNWAADSEGITGDELLEFINDDLFPTLKNLTAPIDKNPRGFVVREAFSDAFNYMKNGTLLRQVINKLNEVDFTDSKERHLFGDIYEQILRDLQSAGNAGEFYTPRAVTRFMVNRIDPKLGEQVFDPACGTGGFLACSVDHVKNNYVKTGADHKTLQSQIHGVEKKQLPHLLATTNMMLHGIEVPVQVKHGNTLNKPLSSWDSDFDVIVTNPPFGGTEEDGIEKNFPAEMQTRETADLFLQLIVEVLKDGGRAAVVLPDGTLFGEGVKTKIKKLLTEECNLHTILRLPNGVFNPYTGIKTNILFFTKGQPTKDIWFYEHPYPEGVKNYSKTKPMKFEEFETEIQWWGEESDGFASRVENEQAWKVDFVAKRKAAEADAKPHWDKAENTKAEAEKVKAEIDSLKSPDTGIDEKAKKLLKEKVDSLKAQREELLKRTNAEQAQGDAIFNAIFNFDIKNPHVGEQVSHDPDELLEQYQTQQKDIQQLRDQLKGILANVLSTNDEGKA